The window TGATCTAAATAATAAGCAAAATCGCCGGAAGGATGCACAATGTACCACGGCTCATGCTTTGCCAGATATGGCTTAGCTGTTCTGACACCACATATTTTGTATTCATTCAAAACTCTGCGATCGTAAACCGCAAAAGTAGTATCTACTGGCATGCTGATTAGACCTTGATGATCAGTATTTTTATCCTGTACAAATTTTTCATAATTTAAAACATGTTGATAATAGGGTGAATCCTCTGGAATTCCCTCCGTCTCTAGCCCTAAACCAACCTTACCCAATTCTGGATTGGAGTCCAATATTTTAATCAAACCAAAAATTGCATCATCAGGGACGCCACTCAAATCCAAATCAGGATCTGAAATAACATAATAATCAGTCTCAATTTTATCAATGACTCCCGAGATCCATGGAGCCCTATGACCAAGATTATCCAAAAAAATAACTTTATGTTTTATATTTTTATACCAATTTAAAAGTGGCTTATAGGTACTACCATTATCCAATAAAATTATTTCATAGACACCGAGCATACCCTCTAAACGCTCCACCATTTTTCTGGGCCAATCCAACAAATCCCTGTTGTTAATAATGACAGTAACTTTTTTATCTTCATTCATAATAAACTCCATTAAAATGACAATTTGAATCCGGCAGCCGGCTTAGAATAGTTAAATTTTCCTATTTTATTTATTTTGAAATTTACTATTTTTTCGAAATACTCATCGGCGTTTACAGATATCAAATTATTAGAACCACAAGATTTCGATATACTTAAACCCATGCGCGACACCATCGTTCGACCATATTGTGTTGCCAAAGGTATTTTGGCTCTAATGACATCATTTGATGTAGAGCCACAATTGTATGGAAATGTATCCAAAAATACATCGCATAATTTTAACCGTGCATTAAATTCACTGTGTCCAGTTCTTGCCGTGAACTTGATTTTTGATAAATCAACATTGGCCAAACGAGCATGATTTTTCAAATTCTCAGTCGTTGTCGGATTGTCATCAATCAACCACAGGACTGAATCCGGGATTTCCTTGAGTAACTTCATCCACACCCCAAACATTTCTGGTGTGATCTTGTATACATTGCCAAAAGCCCCCATCACAAAGGCATCCTCTGGCAAACCCACATCGGCGCGGGTCACCACTGGCAGCTTCTCATCGGGCGGTGTCAATGGAATGAAACTGCCTTCCACGTACAGCGGCTTCTCCATGAAGTACTCTGTGTACTCAGGCGGCAAGGCATGCCGATCGGTGATCACAAAATCAAACCAGGGCATGCCGGTCGAGCCGATAAACCCTAAGTAGGTCCCCTGCCTGGGTGCAGGGTGCAATGCAAAAATGCCCGGACGTGCTCCTGCACTCAAGCCATGCAGGTCCACCATCACATCGATCTCGTCTTCCAGAATGCGTTCCGCAGCCTGCCTGTCGGTCAAAGTGTGCACAAGTCGCACGTGGTCAAACATGCCCAGCAATTTTTTGCGGTGTTCACTGCCATCGTCCATCGTGAAGTCATAGGCATACACTTCATACAGTTCGCGATCTATCCCCTGCAGCATGGTGGGCAACAAAAAGCCCACTGCATGCTCGCGCAAATCGCCCGAGGCAAAACCAATGCGTTTTTTGGGGTGGTGGTATTGCTTGACCTTGCACAGTCGCTCTTCTTTCAAGCCATAAGTGCGGGCTACAAAAGCATGGGCACTCAGCAGTTGCAGCAGCGGGTCGTCCGTCAGCGCCAGCATGGCCAGGGGTGATGTGGCCATGATCATCTCGTTCTTGCTGATGCCAGGCAACGGTTTGTAAACCGGCCATTCACAGGCTTTTTGGCGAATGTGAACCCAATGCTGAATCACTCCCGCCTGCTTGGGGTTGATCAACAGGCTGTGCTCCAGTGCTTCTAGCGCCTGACGGTAATCACGGTTGTTCTCGTGCACGCGCCCGATGTGGTTCAGCGCTGCGGTCAGCATGTCGGTGTCTACCGGATCTTTGGCATAACGCTGACCAGTCAGGTGGGCCCATGCGGCAATGGCTTGGGCCGTATGCCCTTGTTTTTCCAGCACCAGCCCCAGGTTGATACGGGCCTGCGCAAAGTCGGGCGACAGCGCCAAGGCTTGCTCGTAGGCCTGTTGGGCCTGAGCTGATTGGCCTAGTTGCTGAAGCAAAGACCCATGGTTGAACCACACCAGGTGTTTTCTGGGGTCCTCATGGTGGGCCAACCACAAGGCATACAAGTTGGATGCAGCTTGGGCATGCCCATCGCGTTGCAGTTGTTCGGCATGACTCACCATGGCAGCCAGTGCCATGCCCCCGCTGCGCGCCAAGGCCACGATGTCCAGTTCAGTGTCCATGGCTGCAATGTTAGTCGGGATCAAATTCATAGGCAGTGGCGCATTCATGCGGTTTCCTTCCATGGCCATCAGGCCAATCAAACATGGCACAGATCATGCAAGTTGAATGCCAGCTAAATGAATTGCTGAGTATTCAGTTTGAAGAAAAGCGTCATTTTTTCGACGATCTGAGCCTGTCTGGCGGCAAAAAACTGCCGCCGCCGGGTTCAGTTTGCAGCGGTTTTGCCGATACCCAAGGGGCTGGAGAACAAGTTTTTCCGCAACCCCTCAAGTTTGCAAAGCTGCTGTCGATACGACAGATAAGCACAAGTTAGGCGAGATGTTTTCGCCAAGATTTTTGTAAAGCCGGTCACTTTGTGACAGTGCATGCCAACTATTTAAAGGGGTTCCCATGGTCTCATCCATCAGCTCATATTCGGCCAGCCAGATCCGTCAGATCGATATTCCGACATTTGCAACGGCCGATGTCGCTGCGCTTTCGGCCAGCCAGATCAGGGAACTCACCACCAGCCAGATCAGCCAGATGTCAAGCGCTCAAATTGGCGCCATCGAAACGGCCGATTTTGTTCAGCTGACCGGCAAACAAATCAGCGCCTTTGATCCCTCTAATTTCAGGGATGGCTTGCTGACTTACGACAAAAACAAACTGCAAGCCATCACCGGCAGCCAGTTGGCTAATCTGACCACCGCGCAACTGGCGGCCTTCACGACCGATCATGCTGCAGCGCTGGACGCACGCGACATGGGCACTTTGTCGGCGAACCAGCTCAACGCCTTGTCCACCACAGTGGTAGCGTCACTGAGCAGCGGTCAATTGCAAGGCCTCAAAGCAGAGCAAATTGGGGGCTTGAGCAGCACACAGCTCAATGCCATGAGCAGCAGTCAAATTCAGAGCTTGAGCAATGCCCAGCTCAAAGGTCTGACCAGCAGCCAACTGGGCAGTTTGTCCACCAGCAACCTTCAATCGCTGACCACTGGGCAGTTCCAGGGGTTGATAGCCGCACAACTCAATGGTTTGAGCAGCACTCAGGTGCAGTCACTCGAATCAGCCGATTTGGTCGCCATCAAGGGCACCACCATGGGGGCCCTGGGCACGACCCAGATCAAGGCCCTCAGCTCGGTCCAGGTGCAAAACCTGACCGCTCAGCAGCTCAAAGGCTTGAGCGCAGACCAAATCAAGGCCATCGACACGGTCGACATCGCTGCGCTCAGCACCGGCCAAATTACACAATTCAAGCAAGACCAAATCGGTCAACTCACCACCGACCAGGTCAAGGCCCTCGGCACCCAGCAGATCCAGGCATTGGAAGCCGCCCAAGTTCGCGGCTTGACCACCTCACAAATGTCGGTGCTGAGCACTGACCAACTGTCTGCTTTGACCACCGCGCAGGCCAAAACGCTGAGTGCCACCCAAGTCAACGCCCTGAGCAGCACCCAGATTGCAAGCATCCAAACCGCTGATATCGCAGCCCTTGCCGGCACAACAACATCAGGCCTTTCGACCGCCTCGGTCAAGGGCTTGAGTTCAACACAAGTGGCATCACTCAATGCCAGCCAGTTGCGCAGCCTCAGTGCGACCCAGCTCAATGCTTTGGACACCGTTGATCTGGCCAATATGAGCACCAGCCAATTGGTGCAGCTCACAGCTGACCAGGTAGCTGGGCTCAGCACCGGTCAGCTCGATGCGATGACCACCGCCCAATTCAGTGCTTTGGATGCGCGACAGGTTAGTGGCATGACCACGGCCCAAGTGGCTTCTTTGTCCACCGGCAAACTCGCTTCGCTAACCACCACCCAGGTTAAGCAAATGAGCGCGGAGCAGCTCAATGCGATCAGCACCGCCAACATTGGCGCCATCCAGACCGCAGACATTGCCGCGATTTCGGGTGCCGCGGCTAGCAAACTGTCCACTACTTTTGTGCAGGCCCTCACCTCGGACCAGGTTAAGGCACTGGACAAGACACAATTGGCTGGCATGACCAGCGTGCAGCTGCAGGCTTTGGAAACGGGTGATTTGGCCAAAATGAGCTCAGCACAGCTGGGTAATTTGCGTGCCGACCAACTGGGACAAATCACCACTGCCCAGCTCAACAACCTGACCACCAGCCAACTGCAAAGCATTAATGCCAAACAATTAGGCGGCCTGACCACGGCGCAAATGGGCTCGCTGACGACTGCCAATTTGGCGGCACTGAGTGGCGATCAATTCAAGGCTTTCTCGGCCACCCAGCTCAATGCACTCACTTCTGTCCAAGTAGCAGGACTGACCTCGACTGCCGTTTCTTCTATCAACGAAGGCGCATTCTCCAAACTGTCGACCGCGACTCTCCAGGCTCTGACCACCGGGCAGGTCAGCCACCTAACCAACAAGCAAATCCAGTCGATGAGCAGCAGCCAGCTCAATGGCTTGGCAACGGACGACCTGGTCAAGTTAGGCACATCACAAATCGCAGCTTTGTCGGCCAGCCAGATTAAATCTCTGTCGACCACCCAGCTCAACAGCCTAACCACCACCCAGTTTGCCTCGCTGTCGGCCATTCAGGTGGGGGGCTTGTCCACCACTCAAATGGCCAGCCTGTCGACGGATCTCGTCAAGGCACTGACCACAGGCCAAGCCGCTGGTTTGACGGCGACCCAACTCAACGGCTTGACGACAGCGCAAATCGGCAGCATGGACACCGCCGATGTGGCCGCGCTCAACGCCTCGGCCCTGAGCAAATTGTCCACGGCCAATGTGGGCGCCCTGAGCAGCGACCAGGTCAAAGCTCTAGGCAACCAGCAGCTCCAATCGCTGAGCACAGCTCAACTGGTGGCCATGGGTGACGATGTCACCGAACTCAACACCACCCAACTCAGCGGCCTCAAAGCCAGCCAGATCAGTGGCTTGACCACCGCCCAACTCGACGGCCTGGACACAGCCCAACTGCGCTCGCTCACCGGCTCTCAAGTGGCGGCCATAACCACAGCGCAGTTTGCAGCTCTCGGAAGTGATGACCTGAACAGCCTGACAACCAGCCAGTTCAGCTCGATCACAGCAGACCAGCTCAATGCCCGCAGTTCGATCGCATCGTTGACCACCGAAGATCTTGTTGCTCTGAACGCCGATACCGTGGCCGGACTGAAAACTGCCGCCATCCAGGCTTTGACGACAAGCCAGGTGACACAGCTCAGTGCCACCCAAATCAAAGCACTGACCACCGATCAGCTCAATGCCATGAAGCAAGCTGACATTGAAAAACTGACTACAAGCCAGGTGGCGGCACTCAAGGCCGATCAAGTGGGTGGCCTCAGCACCACACAACTGAGCCGCTTAAACACAGCCCAAGTCAACGCCCTCAGTGGTGCACACATCTCGCGTTTGTCCACCGACAGCGTGAAGTCCCTGTCCAGTGATCAAGTAAGAGCCATCAACGTGACCGCGCTGCGCTCGCTGACAGCCGACCAAATCAATGCCCTGGACACCGCCGACCTCGCGGTTATGGGCACCGCCCAGGTGGCCGGTCTGCGCTCCGACCAGCTGCAAGGCATGACCACGACTCAGCTCAATGTACTGACCACCACTCAAGTTCGCGCTTTATCAGACTCGCAGCTTGGCAGCTTGACAACCGCGCAGGTTTCTAGCCTGAAGACCGATGCCATCGCCACGCTCAACTCAGAGCAAGTATCTGGCCTCAAGGTGGAGCAACTTGGAGCGCTGAGCACCGACCAAATCAGCAAGATCAGTTCCACTGCCATTGCTGGCTTGAGCGGCGGCCAGATTGGCAGCTTGTCAACCGACAAGTTGGCTGCTTTGACTACAGGTCAAGCGCAATCCTTGACCAATACCCAAATCCGGGCTTTGACCACGGGGCAGATGGCGGGTTTGAGCACAGCCTCGCTGGCAGCTTTGACCACCACTCAGATCGGCTCTCTCAATGCCGACCAGCTCAATGCCTTGTCGACCACACAATTGGTATCACTCGAGTCCGCGGACATCGCGGCACTCGACGCCCGCATTATCAGCACCCTGAGTACGGGCAATGTGGCGGCCCTCACCTCCGGCCAAGTGAAAGCTTTGGATTCGACTCAGATCAAAGCCCTGACCACTGCGCAGCTCAATGCACTGGACACCGCCGACGTGGCCGCCATGGGCACCAGCCAAATCCAGGCCCTGAGTTCCAGCCAAGTGGCCAGCCTGTCTACTGACCGGGTCACCGCCCTGACTTCGGGTCAGATCCAGGCGCTGACCAGCACGCAGGTAGCTGGCCTCACCACGGGCCAAGTCGCTAGCTTGACCACCAGCCAGGTCGAGGCCTTGACGACCTCGCAAATCCAGGCTCTGGGCAGCAGCCAGATTGCCGCTATGTCGAGCAGCCAGATTTCGGCCATCCAGACCGCCGACCTGGCAAGCCTGACCACTGGACAAATCACCGGTTTGACCACCAACGTGATCCAGTCACTGACCACCTCTCAAGTGGCAGGCTTAAGCACAGCCCAGTTCAGCGCCCTGACCAACACCCAGCTGAACGCGCTGAGCAGCACACAGGTGCAGGCCATCGAAACAGCCGATGTGGCCTCATTGACCAGCGCACAAGTCAGTGGTCTGACCACCAGCTCTGTCGCAGCGCTGACCTCCGTCCAAGTCAATGCACTGGGCTCTTCTCAGTTGCAAGCCCTGAGCTCGGCCCAGCTCAACGCGCTGGATACAGCCGACGTGGCAGTCATGGGTACCAGCCAGATTCAGGCTTTGACCTCCAGCCAAGTGGCCGGCCTGTCTACGGACCGGATCACCGCGCTGACTTCGGGCCAGATACAGGCCCTGTCCAGCTCGCAGATCGCAGGCCTCACCACGGGCCAGGTTGCCAGCTTGACCACGAGCCAGATCGAAGCCTTGACGACCGCACAAATCCAGGCCTTGGGCACCAACCAGATCGCCTCGATGTCCAGCACCCAGATTGCGGCCATCCAGACAGCCGACCTGGCCAGCCTGACCACCGGACAAATATCCGGCTTAACCACCGGCGTCATTCAGTCGCTGAGCTCCGCGCAAGTGGCGGCACTGGGCACCGCCCAGGTCAGTACCTTAGGTACGACCCAGCTCAACGCCCTGAGCAGCGCCCAAGTGCAGGCCATCGAAACGGCGGATGTAGCAGCCCTGACCAGCGCACAAGTCAGTGGGCTTTCTACCAGTGGCGTCGCCGCACTGACATCGAGTCAGGTCAACGCACTGAGCTCGGTTCAATTGCAAGCCTTGAGCTCGGCCCAGCTCAATGCACTGGACACAGCCGATGTGGCCGCCATGGGTACAAGCCAAATTCAGGCATTAACAACCACCCAGTTGTCACAAGTCCAAACCGACAAAATTGCCGCATTGACCACTTCACAAGTGGCGGCCTTGACCACCGGCCAAGTGGCGTCTTTGACCACCTCACAAGTGGCGGCCATGGACAGCGCACAAGTCAAGACACTGAGTACCGCCCAAGTGCAAACACTCAGCAGCGCGCAGCTCAATGCCTTGAGTGCCGCTAACGTTCAGGCACTGGACACAGTTGACATTGCCGCACTGACAACAGCACAGTTGTCCAAGTTGTCCACAAGCAATGTGGCTGCACTCACCTCTGCGCAAGTCAAGGCGCTGAGCAGTGACCAGCTGCAATCCCTCAGCAGCGCCCAGATCAATGCGCTGGACGCCGCCGATGTGACCGCCATGGGCACCGACCAGATTGCAGCTCTGAGCACTGCCCAGATCAGCAAGTTGAGCAACGCCAATGTGGAAGCGCTGGGGACAGCCCAAGTGGCCGCCCTCACCTCAAACCAGGTCTCTGTATTGACAACCAGCCAGCTGGCTGTGGTCAGTGACGCTCAATTCACTGCCATGGGCACCAGCCAACTGGCAGGTCTGACTTCTGGCCAGTTCGCCGCCCTGAGCGAAAGCCAGGTGCAGGCCATGTCTTCTGCCGAGGTCGCAGCTTTGAGCACGGCCCAAGTAGCTTCCATGGGCAGTGGTGCTGTCTCCTTGATGAGCACTGCACAGATCCAGGCTCTGAGCACGGCACAAGTCACCAGCTTGACCACCGCGCAGCTGAATGCCTTGAGCGAAGAGCAGATTCAAGCCTTGGACACAGCAGATGTAGCGGCCTTGACCACAAGCCAATTGGCCGGCCTGAGCAATACCAAGATGACCGACTTGAGCTCTGCGCAGGTTAAGGCATTGACCACCAGCCAATTGCCGGTGCTGGGCACTGCGCAAATCAACGCTCTGGACGCCAACGACATTAGTGCCATGAGCACCAGCCAGATCGCCTCGCTGTCGACCCTGCAAGTTAGCAAGTTGAGCAATGCCTCACTGGAAGCATTGACCACCTCGCAAGTGGCAGGCATGACCACCTCGCAGGTGGCTGCTTTGGGCAGCGCCCAGATCGCCGTGCTGACACCCGACCAAGTGGGCGCATTGGGCACCAGCCAGCTGCAAAGCCTGCAGTCGGCCCAGTTTGCTGCCATGAACGAGGACCAGATCACGGCCATTGGCACAGACGTCTCTGCCTTGACCACCGCCCAAGTGAGTACCTTGGCCACTGCCCCCCTGCAATTGTTGAGCACGGGTCAGATCCAGGCTTTGACCAGCACACAAGTCAAAGCTTTGAGCACGGACCAACTCAATGCCTTGACGCAAGACCAGATTAGCGCCTTGCAAACTGCCGACTTGACCAGTTTGACCACCGGCCAGATCAGCGGGCTGAGCAGCACCCAGCTGCAGGCTTTGAGCTCGGGCCAGATCCAGTCTTTGACCGACACGCAACTGCAAGCCTTGAGCACTGCGCAGTTGAACAATCTGGAGCCTGAGGACTTTGCCCAGTTGACCACGGGCCAAATCAGCAAACTGACCACATTGCAAGTCAGCAAACTGTCTGACACCATGCTGCAGAGCTTGACCACCGCCCAAGTGTCCAATCTGGACGATGACCAGGTTGCGGTCTTGACCACAGCCCAAATTGCTACATTGAGCGTAGAGCAAGTGGGCGCCATGACCAGCACACAAGTCAAAGCCATGGGCACAGCGCAGCTCAATGCGATGAACGCTGACCAAGTGGCCGCTCTGGGCACGGAAGACGTGGCGGCCATTTCGGCGTCCAATCTGTCGGCCTTGAGCACCGCGGTGATCCAGTCCCTAACTTCCAGCCAGGTGGTCAACCTGACCAACACCCAGCTGAAAGCACTGAGCGCAGATCAACTCACCGCGCTGGATGTGGGTGATGTGGAAGGTTTGAGCACAACCCAAATCAACCAGCTGAGCGTGACGCAGATTTCAACTCTGAGCACCGCGTTCCTGGATGCTTTGACCACTGACCAGTTTGGTGCACTGACAGCAACACAGTTCACCGCACTGGGCTCAGCCCAGGTCAGTAGCTTGACAGACACCAAAGTGGCCGCCATGACCTCGAGCCAGATCCGAGTATTGGCAGCCGATGAACTCAATGCCATGAGTTCGGTCCAGATTGCCGCCATCGAAACGGCCGATTTGGTGGCCTTGAGTGGCACACAAATCACCGGCTTGGACACCAACTTTGTCCAGGCTTTGACGAGCGACCAAGTCAGTTCGCTGACTGTCAGCCAGCTCAAGGGCTTGTCGGCTGACCAGCTCAACGCGCTTGACACCGCCGATTTGGCGGCCATTGCCACCGACAAGATCACTTCACTGTCGGCAACGCAAATCGGAGGCCTCAACACGACCCAACTGAATGCCTTGAGCACCAGCCAGGTTGAAGTCTTGACGGCAAGTCAGGTCAAGGGGCTGACCACAGCGCAAATGGCGAGCCTGAACACCGATGCCTTGGTGGCCCTGAACACCACACAAGTGGACGCCTTGTTGGCTTCGCAGCTGAGTGCATTGGACAGCAGCCAAATTGCAGCGCTGGAAACCGGTGATATTGCATCCATCGACGTTTACCAAGTGGCCAGCTTGACCACCGGCTTCATCGACGGGTTGAGCACAGGCCAGGTGGAGGCATTGTCAGCGGCACAAGTCGGCAAGTTGACATCCGCGCAGTTTGCCACCTTGGGTACGGACGATCTGGCCGCCCTGACGACTGCCCAAATGGCCACAGTGACGGCAACCCAGATCAACGGTCTGAGCTCTGATCAGATCCAAGCGCTGGAAACTGCTGATCTGCAAAGCCTGCGTGCAAGCCAGATCTCGACGTTGACAACCGATGCGATCAACGCATTGAGCACAGCGCAGACACAAGCTTTGACCACCGCTCAAATTGCCAAGATCACGGCAACGCAGCTTGACAATCTGGTTGGAACCAAGGCTACGGCAGACATTGCGGCCTTGTTCACATCGGCACAGGTGGGTACCACAGACGCACCGGCTGTGTTGAGCGCAACGCAGCTGTCTCAACTGACCACTGACCAGATTGCAGCTTTGCGCACTGACGCTTAACCGGCAATCCACGCCACCACAAGTGGCACGTGAATTGCTTATCTGACGATAACCCCACACCGGCAACCGTTTGCCGGTGTGGCAAGTCAGGAGCAATTCATGTCATCAGCTGCATTACAGTCGCCGACCTCTTATGGTTTGCCCGAGTTTCCACTCAACCTCGAGTTGGATCCTCCTTCCCCCGTCAAGGTCCGTGAATGGGTGGCTGAGCTCTTCGAGCAAAACCACCTGTCTTTGGCCATCGCCTTGGCCGAGGCCGGGCTGGCCCTCTACCCCGACAGCGAAGACGTTTTGGTCATCGCGGCCCTGGTGTCAGAAGTCCAACAAGACTGGGCCCATTCTCGCGAACTGCTCGAACACCTGATCAAAGTCCAGGCCGGCAACACACCGCCCCAAGTCTGGCACCACCTCGCCCGCGTTCTGCGGTGCGAAGGCAACACCCAA is drawn from Limnohabitans sp. 63ED37-2 and contains these coding sequences:
- a CDS encoding O-linked N-acetylglucosamine transferase, SPINDLY family protein; the encoded protein is MNAPLPMNLIPTNIAAMDTELDIVALARSGGMALAAMVSHAEQLQRDGHAQAASNLYALWLAHHEDPRKHLVWFNHGSLLQQLGQSAQAQQAYEQALALSPDFAQARINLGLVLEKQGHTAQAIAAWAHLTGQRYAKDPVDTDMLTAALNHIGRVHENNRDYRQALEALEHSLLINPKQAGVIQHWVHIRQKACEWPVYKPLPGISKNEMIMATSPLAMLALTDDPLLQLLSAHAFVARTYGLKEERLCKVKQYHHPKKRIGFASGDLREHAVGFLLPTMLQGIDRELYEVYAYDFTMDDGSEHRKKLLGMFDHVRLVHTLTDRQAAERILEDEIDVMVDLHGLSAGARPGIFALHPAPRQGTYLGFIGSTGMPWFDFVITDRHALPPEYTEYFMEKPLYVEGSFIPLTPPDEKLPVVTRADVGLPEDAFVMGAFGNVYKITPEMFGVWMKLLKEIPDSVLWLIDDNPTTTENLKNHARLANVDLSKIKFTARTGHSEFNARLKLCDVFLDTFPYNCGSTSNDVIRAKIPLATQYGRTMVSRMGLSISKSCGSNNLISVNADEYFEKIVNFKINKIGKFNYSKPAAGFKLSF
- a CDS encoding beta strand repeat-containing protein; the protein is MVSSISSYSASQIRQIDIPTFATADVAALSASQIRELTTSQISQMSSAQIGAIETADFVQLTGKQISAFDPSNFRDGLLTYDKNKLQAITGSQLANLTTAQLAAFTTDHAAALDARDMGTLSANQLNALSTTVVASLSSGQLQGLKAEQIGGLSSTQLNAMSSSQIQSLSNAQLKGLTSSQLGSLSTSNLQSLTTGQFQGLIAAQLNGLSSTQVQSLESADLVAIKGTTMGALGTTQIKALSSVQVQNLTAQQLKGLSADQIKAIDTVDIAALSTGQITQFKQDQIGQLTTDQVKALGTQQIQALEAAQVRGLTTSQMSVLSTDQLSALTTAQAKTLSATQVNALSSTQIASIQTADIAALAGTTTSGLSTASVKGLSSTQVASLNASQLRSLSATQLNALDTVDLANMSTSQLVQLTADQVAGLSTGQLDAMTTAQFSALDARQVSGMTTAQVASLSTGKLASLTTTQVKQMSAEQLNAISTANIGAIQTADIAAISGAAASKLSTTFVQALTSDQVKALDKTQLAGMTSVQLQALETGDLAKMSSAQLGNLRADQLGQITTAQLNNLTTSQLQSINAKQLGGLTTAQMGSLTTANLAALSGDQFKAFSATQLNALTSVQVAGLTSTAVSSINEGAFSKLSTATLQALTTGQVSHLTNKQIQSMSSSQLNGLATDDLVKLGTSQIAALSASQIKSLSTTQLNSLTTTQFASLSAIQVGGLSTTQMASLSTDLVKALTTGQAAGLTATQLNGLTTAQIGSMDTADVAALNASALSKLSTANVGALSSDQVKALGNQQLQSLSTAQLVAMGDDVTELNTTQLSGLKASQISGLTTAQLDGLDTAQLRSLTGSQVAAITTAQFAALGSDDLNSLTTSQFSSITADQLNARSSIASLTTEDLVALNADTVAGLKTAAIQALTTSQVTQLSATQIKALTTDQLNAMKQADIEKLTTSQVAALKADQVGGLSTTQLSRLNTAQVNALSGAHISRLSTDSVKSLSSDQVRAINVTALRSLTADQINALDTADLAVMGTAQVAGLRSDQLQGMTTTQLNVLTTTQVRALSDSQLGSLTTAQVSSLKTDAIATLNSEQVSGLKVEQLGALSTDQISKISSTAIAGLSGGQIGSLSTDKLAALTTGQAQSLTNTQIRALTTGQMAGLSTASLAALTTTQIGSLNADQLNALSTTQLVSLESADIAALDARIISTLSTGNVAALTSGQVKALDSTQIKALTTAQLNALDTADVAAMGTSQIQALSSSQVASLSTDRVTALTSGQIQALTSTQVAGLTTGQVASLTTSQVEALTTSQIQALGSSQIAAMSSSQISAIQTADLASLTTGQITGLTTNVIQSLTTSQVAGLSTAQFSALTNTQLNALSSTQVQAIETADVASLTSAQVSGLTTSSVAALTSVQVNALGSSQLQALSSAQLNALDTADVAVMGTSQIQALTSSQVAGLSTDRITALTSGQIQALSSSQIAGLTTGQVASLTTSQIEALTTAQIQALGTNQIASMSSTQIAAIQTADLASLTTGQISGLTTGVIQSLSSAQVAALGTAQVSTLGTTQLNALSSAQVQAIETADVAALTSAQVSGLSTSGVAALTSSQVNALSSVQLQALSSAQLNALDTADVAAMGTSQIQALTTTQLSQVQTDKIAALTTSQVAALTTGQVASLTTSQVAAMDSAQVKTLSTAQVQTLSSAQLNALSAANVQALDTVDIAALTTAQLSKLSTSNVAALTSAQVKALSSDQLQSLSSAQINALDAADVTAMGTDQIAALSTAQISKLSNANVEALGTAQVAALTSNQVSVLTTSQLAVVSDAQFTAMGTSQLAGLTSGQFAALSESQVQAMSSAEVAALSTAQVASMGSGAVSLMSTAQIQALSTAQVTSLTTAQLNALSEEQIQALDTADVAALTTSQLAGLSNTKMTDLSSAQVKALTTSQLPVLGTAQINALDANDISAMSTSQIASLSTLQVSKLSNASLEALTTSQVAGMTTSQVAALGSAQIAVLTPDQVGALGTSQLQSLQSAQFAAMNEDQITAIGTDVSALTTAQVSTLATAPLQLLSTGQIQALTSTQVKALSTDQLNALTQDQISALQTADLTSLTTGQISGLSSTQLQALSSGQIQSLTDTQLQALSTAQLNNLEPEDFAQLTTGQISKLTTLQVSKLSDTMLQSLTTAQVSNLDDDQVAVLTTAQIATLSVEQVGAMTSTQVKAMGTAQLNAMNADQVAALGTEDVAAISASNLSALSTAVIQSLTSSQVVNLTNTQLKALSADQLTALDVGDVEGLSTTQINQLSVTQISTLSTAFLDALTTDQFGALTATQFTALGSAQVSSLTDTKVAAMTSSQIRVLAADELNAMSSVQIAAIETADLVALSGTQITGLDTNFVQALTSDQVSSLTVSQLKGLSADQLNALDTADLAAIATDKITSLSATQIGGLNTTQLNALSTSQVEVLTASQVKGLTTAQMASLNTDALVALNTTQVDALLASQLSALDSSQIAALETGDIASIDVYQVASLTTGFIDGLSTGQVEALSAAQVGKLTSAQFATLGTDDLAALTTAQMATVTATQINGLSSDQIQALETADLQSLRASQISTLTTDAINALSTAQTQALTTAQIAKITATQLDNLVGTKATADIAALFTSAQVGTTDAPAVLSATQLSQLTTDQIAALRTDA
- a CDS encoding tetratricopeptide repeat protein, with product MSSAALQSPTSYGLPEFPLNLELDPPSPVKVREWVAELFEQNHLSLAIALAEAGLALYPDSEDVLVIAALVSEVQQDWAHSRELLEHLIKVQAGNTPPQVWHHLARVLRCEGNTQRALSVAQQALRQHPSSMDLQQFVAEMLPSSLHLKKTGTAGA